A section of the Acidimicrobiia bacterium genome encodes:
- the ligD gene encoding non-homologous end-joining DNA ligase, with amino-acid sequence MIRFGVSGLPPEGVEDDAFLDGLVADGRRAYELAFVKEFPWNERRCEEFGGAAAERDIWLSVHAPYFAILTVEDEEKSKQCLAALEHTMKLGRALGSRIICAHFGPIGERSPQELMDVIRQRLASISPKVAHLGVGLGLETAGNDRTFGSIGDIATLAAEFPFVRPIIDWAHVHAMTGGGLTSKDAYATVIAFIRDSFPAWMIEPLQCQFTDNLVGGHGEVKHVPYGEGTLRVGPLVEAATEAGLRMVMISEAREEASHRAIQEEVSAALPSPKAPGGSDRSLGSGRVTMPGLIEVAAEKGGFRPGGLDRALRLSNIDKPFFPDGFTKGDLIQYYASIAPVLLPHLAGRAIVMARFPDGSDGDFFYEKQAPGHQPDWMPLASIHSQHRGEPIEFVTASDREALMWLANMGCIEIHPWLSRVDNLDNPDFAVFDLDPADGATWQQVVDVAGVVKLALERLGLRSYPKTSGATGLHIYVPLEPLHDYSRVRAFVERVGRLLVAADPDGITMEWDIPKRAGKVFIDHNQNVGGKTIASVYSVRPRPGAPVSTPLVWNEVGRVEPDDFTIANVWDRLQRFGDLFAPVLKGGQTLDAAEAALGIEPAKK; translated from the coding sequence CGCCGATGGTCGTCGAGCGTACGAACTCGCCTTCGTCAAGGAATTCCCCTGGAACGAGCGGCGGTGCGAGGAGTTCGGCGGAGCCGCCGCCGAGCGCGACATCTGGCTTTCGGTGCATGCCCCCTACTTCGCCATCCTCACCGTGGAGGACGAGGAGAAGTCCAAGCAGTGTCTGGCAGCCCTCGAACACACGATGAAGCTGGGGCGCGCACTCGGCAGCCGGATCATCTGTGCCCATTTCGGGCCAATCGGGGAACGATCTCCTCAGGAGCTGATGGATGTCATTCGCCAGAGGCTTGCATCGATTTCACCCAAGGTTGCTCACCTCGGGGTTGGCCTCGGCTTGGAGACGGCGGGCAACGATCGGACCTTCGGCTCCATCGGCGACATTGCCACGCTGGCCGCCGAGTTCCCGTTCGTTCGTCCGATCATCGACTGGGCTCATGTGCACGCGATGACGGGCGGTGGGCTGACCTCGAAGGACGCTTACGCAACGGTGATCGCCTTCATCCGCGACTCGTTCCCGGCCTGGATGATCGAACCCCTTCAATGTCAGTTCACCGACAACCTGGTCGGCGGGCACGGTGAAGTCAAGCACGTGCCGTACGGTGAGGGGACGCTGCGAGTAGGCCCCCTGGTCGAGGCGGCCACCGAGGCAGGGTTGCGAATGGTGATGATCTCGGAGGCTCGCGAGGAGGCGTCTCATCGGGCCATTCAGGAAGAAGTAAGCGCCGCCTTGCCGTCACCGAAAGCGCCGGGTGGTTCGGATCGGTCGCTCGGCTCCGGTCGCGTGACGATGCCCGGGCTCATCGAAGTGGCCGCTGAGAAGGGGGGCTTTCGCCCGGGCGGGCTCGATCGAGCCCTCCGTCTCTCCAACATCGACAAACCGTTCTTTCCAGACGGCTTCACCAAGGGTGATCTCATCCAGTACTACGCCTCGATCGCTCCCGTGCTGTTGCCCCACCTGGCCGGCCGGGCGATCGTGATGGCTCGTTTCCCGGACGGCAGCGACGGCGACTTCTTCTACGAAAAGCAGGCGCCCGGCCATCAGCCGGATTGGATGCCGCTCGCCTCGATTCATTCGCAGCATCGAGGAGAGCCGATCGAGTTCGTCACGGCGTCCGACCGGGAGGCCCTCATGTGGCTCGCCAACATGGGCTGCATCGAAATCCATCCCTGGCTGAGCCGGGTGGACAACCTGGACAACCCGGACTTTGCCGTGTTCGATCTCGACCCGGCCGACGGGGCAACCTGGCAGCAGGTGGTCGACGTAGCCGGAGTGGTCAAGCTGGCGCTCGAACGCTTGGGCCTGCGGTCCTACCCGAAGACCTCGGGTGCGACCGGCCTTCACATCTACGTGCCGCTCGAACCGCTGCACGACTACAGCAGAGTTCGCGCCTTCGTGGAGCGGGTGGGTCGTCTGCTGGTGGCCGCCGATCCGGACGGTATCACCATGGAGTGGGACATCCCGAAACGGGCCGGCAAAGTCTTCATCGACCACAACCAGAACGTCGGCGGCAAGACCATCGCATCGGTGTACTCGGTTCGACCCCGTCCCGGCGCCCCTGTTTCGACGCCACTCGTATGGAACGAAGTGGGCCGGGTGGAGCCGGACGACTTCACAATCGCCAACGTGTGGGATCGCCTCCAACGGTTCGGCGACTTGTTTGCTCCCGTCCTGAAAGGCGGCCAGACCCTCGACGCTGCAGAGGCTGCGCTGGGTATCGAGCCAGCCAAGAAGTAG